The following nucleotide sequence is from Podospora bellae-mahoneyi strain CBS 112042 chromosome 1 map unlocalized CBS112042p_1, whole genome shotgun sequence.
CTTCTGCCTgcccaccctcgcccaacCTGCCTGCCCACAGAAATACCACACACAGCGGAATCGCCTGGACCTCgcttttttcccttttgcctatccatcccccctcaccgGAAAACCGTCCCGAAAAACCCAGACGTTCAGTGTCTGAGACTTGCCTCCCGTTGTGCGTTGAGCCGTCTCTTGTTTACTTTCTGCCtcaatcaaccaccaacgACAGCCACTCGCCCACTGGGCTCCCTGCCGTGGAACAACACACTTTGCTCTGTTCAAGACGCTTCAGCAACCTTCGTACCAGACAGAAAGAAACGACGTCATCGCCGACGATCGCTCTTGGTATACCGAAATAGGCACACTCCGGCCTATGGCCTTTTGCCTCTCGTCCTCACTCGATATCAAGATGGCAGCTGCTTCTGGTGAGCCCGCCAGCGGACGCTGTGCCTCACCTCCGCTCGACAAAGCTCCCGGCCCGGCCCTCGGCCCTCGTTCTGACCCGACACGCTGCCTTTCGGTGGGCTCGACCGTCTCTCATGGCTCCGCAACTACAGAAGCCTCGAATGTGCGCGAGTCTCTTGGGAGCGACAGCTCGGCCTTCTCACGCCAGTCCTCAGAGAGCTACCGTCCCTCTCGTGTCTCTGATATCTACACGGGCAATCTTCCACTCAATAATCGGGACTCGATGAACGGCATGGATATGCCCTACACGCCAGTGACACCGTCGGGGTCCAGGAGCTCGAGCAGGCGCCGGGGTTACATGCGTCCCCAGGGAACTGACTTCGCTGCCAGCGCCCGCGCTCGGGAGAGCGTCCTGAGCCTCGGGAGCATCGCACATCTTCAGTACTACTTTGCACGGACCGGTTTGCTGGACGGGAAGGGTGGTCGGCTGGCACGCAAAAGAGACAGCAAGGCACAAACACTGGATCTTTCTTCGCTCGATTCCGTGTCGTTTTCTAGTCTCAAGGCCCCGGTCAGTGACCATGACTCGAGCTACGCATCCATGGGAAGCAGCCCGGATCTGGGTGCGCACAGTAGCTTTGTCAGTTTGGCCGGCGGTTCCCTCGTCGAATCGCCCACCGATGAGCAACACCCGGAGGAATTCTATTCCGAGGACGAGtacgacgaggaggatctCAACATGCCCCCCCCGACGACCAGCACATACATTCACCGAGAAAAGGCAGTCCCAAAGCCGCCGACGGTTGCTGAATTAAGAACCGAGCTCACAAACGCCCTCGATACTGCCAAAAGATCACTGAAGGAGGCAAAAGACGCCAAGGCCCCACCAGACGATTCGCCCAAAATTTCCATTCATTTGACTGATGACCAGGGAGCCGACTCACGCGCACGTTCGGGGTCTACCAGAAGCACCCGGAGCAATAGGAGCAATATTGGGTGGTTTGAGATTCAGGGCATGCACATCCTTGATGTCATGACGCTGGCTATCCGGGCGGCCAAGATTTATTACACATCCCACGACCGACCTGACCGCCTGGATGCCATCAAATCGGAAAAGGAGATTCGCAGTGCCTTGCTCTCTGTGATGGAGGTGCTCAAGCGCATGGCAACTCGGGGGTTCTCTGGCGGCATGCGTGAGGATGAGTTCCACACTATGAATGAATGGATCTCCGGGCTCCACAGCATGctggctgctgaggctgagatagaggctgccgaggctgctgagcgggaggggtggaCTTGGTTGCGCGATGAAGGGTGGGAGGGCCGCGAAATTCAGCGCGAGGAAGCCTTCATACAGTCGATGCTGCACGGCATCAAGGACCCCATCGAGAACATGCCAACCATTCCCACATGGGTCCCCATTGACCGGACGAAGCCTTTGGGTGAGCAAACGCTCCCCACACCGTTTCTTGCGTCCCTGTCCAACGGCCAGCGTCTGGTTCACTTGCACAACTGTGCGGTTCGCAAGTCTCGCCGGAGGTTTGGTGCCATCGCCTCGTTCCATGGCGACACCCAGAAGCCATATCGCGCCGCTGACAACTTGCGCTACTGGCTCAAGGCGGCCGAGCTACGATGGGAGGTGCTGCTCAAGACCGATGCTCTTGGCCTCCAGTACAACACAAGCCCGCAACTCTGGCTTGACTTTGAGGATGCCATTCTCCAATGGTGCCGAACAGTACGCGGCGAGATTACCGCCGAGCTGGAGGGCTAGGtgccaccaaaaaaaaaacaagcaTCGGCAAGCGTTATTACCTGCCCAGCGGGAGACGTGGTCAGCAATC
It contains:
- a CDS encoding uncharacterized protein (EggNog:ENOG503NYGH), producing MAFCLSSSLDIKMAAASGEPASGRCASPPLDKAPGPALGPRSDPTRCLSVGSTVSHGSATTEASNVRESLGSDSSAFSRQSSESYRPSRVSDIYTGNLPLNNRDSMNGMDMPYTPVTPSGSRSSSRRRGYMRPQGTDFAASARARESVLSLGSIAHLQYYFARTGLLDGKGGRLARKRDSKAQTLDLSSLDSVSFSSLKAPVSDHDSSYASMGSSPDLGAHSSFVSLAGGSLVESPTDEQHPEEFYSEDEYDEEDLNMPPPTTSTYIHREKAVPKPPTVAELRTELTNALDTAKRSLKEAKDAKAPPDDSPKISIHLTDDQGADSRARSGSTRSTRSNRSNIGWFEIQGMHILDVMTLAIRAAKIYYTSHDRPDRLDAIKSEKEIRSALLSVMEVLKRMATRGFSGGMREDEFHTMNEWISGLHSMLAAEAEIEAAEAAEREGWTWLRDEGWEGREIQREEAFIQSMLHGIKDPIENMPTIPTWVPIDRTKPLGEQTLPTPFLASLSNGQRLVHLHNCAVRKSRRRRPSYDGRCCSRPMLLASSTTQARNSGLTLRMPFSNGAEQYAARLPPSWRARCHQKKNKHRQALLPAQRETWSAIKARWVRHCRCLWRTYIPAYHKIFLGRGGKNWDG